tgcttgtgttctACGATATTACattgtgttttgtgtttaatcatagaatcatagaatggttaaagttggagaggaccttaaagatcatccatttccaacccccctgccatgggcagggacaccccacactaaaccatctcacccaaggctacatccaacctggccttgaacactgccagggatggagcactcacaacctccctgggcaacccattccagtgcctcagcaccctaacaggaaagaatttcctccttatatccaatctaaacttcccctgtttcagtttgaacccattcccccttgtcctgtcactacagtccctgatgaagagtccctccccagcatccctataggcccccttcaggtactggaaggctgctctgaggtctccacgcagccttctcttctccaggctgaacagccccaatgttctcagcctgtctccatacaggaggtgctccagcccctgagcatcctcgtggcctcctctggacttgctccaacagctccatgtcctgatgttgaggacaccagaggtGCACACAGTGCTTTGAATGCTTTCTCTCCAGATCAGCTTGCTTTCCGAATATTGGCCCAAACCATAATACTTGGGAGAATTTATTTGATCCTCTATTTCCTCATTGATAGAcaaagcactgttcagcaaATCAAATATTGCTGCTTCTCACTATGCGCTTGCTATATCCCAAGTTCTCCTCCCTATCTTTTGCAGAAGCATGCATTCACACTTCTGCTTCGGTGTCTCTTTTATTGTCCATCTTTTACATTTAAGCTTTGCTCTCACTTACATTTTTAAGCACAATTAGTATAGCAGAACTGATGGTCCCAGAGGTACAAGCCTAACAGATAGTGCTGAGCCAATCCAATACGCTGGAATGGATTGCAGCTCCCTCTCCAGGTGTGTATTCCTGCAGCCTCATGGCTGCAGGTCTGACCCTGATTCAGCTCCCTGGGTGGACAGAAAGTACCGAAGAGCAAAATGAATGGGTTTTAGCAATCTCAAAGTGTCCTGCCCCaaagagaggggcaggatcaggaggctgcaggagacagcagcaggGGTAAGCTGTGTGCGGGACTGGCTCGGTCAGCTCCCCTCGCTGATGTCCTCAGTACAGCCCGTAGCCGTACGCAACAGAATtaatagaatcaactaggttgaaaAGGAcccttaaagatcatcaagtccaacctttaccccaggactgccaagaccaccactaaaccatgtcaccaaaggcctCATCCAcatgttttttgaacacttccaggcacAGGAACTGCACctcttccctgggaagcctgttccaatacctgacgCAGCTTCAGGCCtttgcctcttgtcctattacttgttacttgggaaaagacacaagccacctcctctctccatccttctTTGAGGTAGTTGTAGAAAGTaataaggtccccctgagccttctcttctccaaaaggGAGAAGACCACAAAAGCTGAATATGTAATGGCATAAAATAGCCACTCCCAACTCTGTGTCTGCATCATAAGCAGCAGAACTAGGAACACCCATTTCCTGTGAATGCAAGCAATACCTGAGAAAACTGATTTGTGGAAGACTCCAGACAGCTGCAGAATTTTCTTAATTCTGTTTAGGATCTCATGTGGCCCTGAGCCTTTGTTAGACTTGTTAAATTTCTCTTGAAGGAGatgatctttctctttttgGGCTGGATTTAAGTGGTGCTTTTTTCTACATACAGTATTACTGTGAGTTTTTTGCCCAAGTGCTGTGTTGCAATTCAACAAAGCAAACTTCATAAATAACCTatctgataaaaagaaaaaaaaacccaacagaccaaaccaaaccaagaaaaagcaaaatcaaaacttACTTTCATGTGAAACAGCCTCTACAGGTACCGTTTCCTCTTTATGCATTTAAGCTCTTCCTTGATTATCTTGCGACCAAGATGTTACAGGTGTGAAATAGATTCCCTTAGCTCATATTCTTCATTCATGTTTtactatttctggttttaaaagagCTTAGTGCAAATAACTTCTTACTCAGTATTGGTGGCTGCTCCTCTTTTATGTTTCCTCAGGCAGCAAAGGCTGGGTAATGTTGGCTCTTGTTCCACTCCAGACAGATGAGCATAATCACACCCCGCACCACTGAAACCCCAGAGGATACATTCCCCGGCTTGCCAACATACCCCAGCTAAGCAGGGGACACCCAGCACCCGGCTTTCTCATCATGTCCCATGTGGGTTTTGTACCTGTGTCGAATGCTGAGGCCCTAAAGCCAGCTCTGCGAACCCAACCTGCCCTGCTCTCGCAGGTGCCCAAAGACCAGGATTTCAAACTCTTCCTGCTCCCTGGAATTCAAATGGAGGAAGCCAGCACTTTAGGTATCATTCTTTAAAACCTGATAGTTCATGAACTGCCTGCAATGAAATATTGCCCTGGAAAACCGGTGTTTCCTGAGGGATCAGTCATTGCAACTGGCATTAATCCTCTGGGTTAGCAGTGGGCTTTTTAAATCCAATTCCAGGGCAGTATATAGCAGTTCCTAGATTAAAGACTGGTACGACCTTTTGGTCACCAGCTTATATGCTTTGAAGTAAAGCTGCTTCACCTTCTGGAGTTGGTCAGCCTCGTGTTATACCCTCAAATGAAGGCCCCAAATGACTAAGTGATTTCTAATAGCGACAGAGCAAGTATGCTTTGAGTGTAAACATTTCAGCTCTGCATTTTGAAGCACTTTGGTCAGTGAATGCGATCTCTATCTAGCGATTGCTCCTCATCCATCTCAATTAGCTCACCACCTCCTCCTTGAATCATGGGCTGAAATCTGCATTTtatggaaagagaaagcagaacaaagcagCAGTTAACTTACAACATGAGGATATAGGTACGCTGATAGCCAGAATGATCCAGGCAATGTCCATCTTGCTGAGACAGATGGTTGCCCTGTGCTGGGGCTTGTCCCCCTCGGTGACATGGGAGATGTTTCCTTGCACTCCAGGTTTCCAGGTCCCGGCAGGAACCAGTCTGTTTAGGAAGTTCCCGGTGGCGGTGGAGCCAGCGGTGGAAATGGAGCTGGACAACCTGGTGGCAGGAGCTGCGGAGAGAGCAGTGCTTAGCAAGGTCACGTTGGTCACCATCCCATGCTGTGTTGGAGAGGGTCCCTTGGGGTCTCCCGCTGCCGGGGAGGAGACACTGACATCAAAACTGGTCTGAACCGAGTGCCccgctgctgctgttgcagatCCAGCGCCAGCAAACAGAGGGACATTTGTACTGAGGTTCAAGGTTACCCAAGAGTTGTTTTTGCTCAGCATATCCCATATGCTGTAGTGGGTGGGTTTAAAAGGCACCGACACCGCTTCAGGATCAGTTGATGGTCCAGCAGTTGTGGTGGCAAAatctgcctcctgcagcactaGCTCGGCCCCGTCGCCTCGCTCTGCTTCCCTAAGGCTTCCCGAGGTGCTGCGGTGGGGTGAAGGGTCTGAGTGTGTAGTTCTTGCCAGACCCATGCCGTTCGGATCACCGGATGCTGCGGTCTGGGACTGAAAGGGGTGGTCTGTGAAGGGGCTCCTCAGGGTAGGGAAGGGAGAGTGCAGGGTTGTCTTTAGGTAAGGCTCTGAGGACTCCGTGAAGTTGCCTTTGAAAACCTGGAATATTTTCCCCTTGGGGCGAGTGTGTCCCGAGTACAAAGCACTCTGGTTGTGTAAATGATACGTTTCCTTGTCGCCGAGGCGAGGGCTGCTCGCTTGCTTTTGCCCGGTGGAAGGGGCTTTCTCCACCACGTTGATGGAATGGGGCACGGTGTGAGCAGACGTGGGAAGGGGCTCTGCTGCGTGGTGGTCTTTGTGGCGAGGTGTTGCTCCCATGGCTGTGACAGTGGTAGTGTTCATCGGGAAGCCCTGAGAGGAGGAGACAGTGGGAGACAGTACCTGAACAGAAAACACCAGCTCTTCTGTCAGTGCCAAGATCAGTAGAACACCTAGAGGGAGAAGCACAGAGAGATGGTGAAACACCAGGGACGGACCAGTAGGCAGGGAACGGTATGGCGTGTGTGTCTGGCAGGAAGGGATACCTTCCATGTTCAGAGTTAGCATCCAACTTTGTTGGCTTCTCTGGGAAAataggaagggaaaggaaaatccATGGTGGCCCCATGGCTGTGGAAGAGGCGAGGTGGGAATGGGAAGGTCGCAGGGAATCTGGAAAAATGGGAGAGTATGGACTCAGGACAGTGCCATAGGCAAAAGCATTTAGGGGTAGAAACAAAAGatcttttcatctttgttttgtCCAGGAGGCCTCCAGCTCAATGTCTGCATCACTGTGGGGGTCCTTAGTCATTCCTTTGGCTGCAAAACCCTAAATTGGGCTGCCTCCAGTCTTGGATGTCATTAAGCAATCTGGGGTTTGAGAGAGCAGCTGCTTAGCCCTTGCTGAAAATTAGGTCAAGAAGGGATGTCTGATGAGAAGGCTTCCTGGGTTATATATATGCTGCCCTTTACTGAGCAATTTCAGACAATCTAGTCACGTCTGTTGGAGTATGAGACGTGGACAATCTCcaaatgttaaaaatgaacaagaaaacataaagaaacaagaagaaaatcacaGCCGTCTCTAAAGTCAGGTGACTATGAAGGGACTGACTCAAATCTAACAAATGCCCTTTGCACCCATGTGCAAATGGTGGTACCCTGTTCTGTGCTCGCATGTGCTGTGGAACTGGATTGTATGAAATTTGTCTCCTGCCACTCTCTGCAGTGCACACATCTCATGAAGTACCAGATTCACACCACTGGGAACATCAATTCTTCCATTTATCCCTAGTCCAGATAACAGACATGGGCAGCTGCAGTAGCACAAGCCTCCCTGGGATGCAGGGCTAATACACCGTGAGTTAGTGTGACATGCAGGGACCACATCAATCACACGTCACCATTTCCATATGTTGAAGCTGCTAAGTGTAATGTGGAACTTTGCCCACTAGAAAGCACATGGAATAAATCCATTTTGCACAGTCCATGGAGCAT
This sequence is a window from Lathamus discolor isolate bLatDis1 chromosome 2, bLatDis1.hap1, whole genome shotgun sequence. Protein-coding genes within it:
- the TMEM108 gene encoding transmembrane protein 108 isoform X1: MKRSLQVLYCQLFSVLLILALTEELVFSVQVLSPTVSSSQGFPMNTTTVTAMGATPRHKDHHAAEPLPTSAHTVPHSINVVEKAPSTGQKQASSPRLGDKETYHLHNQSALYSGHTRPKGKIFQVFKGNFTESSEPYLKTTLHSPFPTLRSPFTDHPFQSQTAASGDPNGMGLARTTHSDPSPHRSTSGSLREAERGDGAELVLQEADFATTTAGPSTDPEAVSVPFKPTHYSIWDMLSKNNSWVTLNLSTNVPLFAGAGSATAAAGHSVQTSFDVSVSSPAAGDPKGPSPTQHGMVTNVTLLSTALSAAPATRLSSSISTAGSTATGNFLNRLVPAGTWKPGVQGNISHVTEGDKPQHRATICLSKMDIAWIILAISVPISSCSVLLTVCCMRRKKKTSNPENNLSYWNNAITMDYFNRHAVELPREIQSLETSEDHLSEPRSPANGDYRDSGMVLVNPFCQETLFVGHEQVSEI
- the TMEM108 gene encoding transmembrane protein 108 isoform X2 encodes the protein MIFPGVLLILALTEELVFSVQVLSPTVSSSQGFPMNTTTVTAMGATPRHKDHHAAEPLPTSAHTVPHSINVVEKAPSTGQKQASSPRLGDKETYHLHNQSALYSGHTRPKGKIFQVFKGNFTESSEPYLKTTLHSPFPTLRSPFTDHPFQSQTAASGDPNGMGLARTTHSDPSPHRSTSGSLREAERGDGAELVLQEADFATTTAGPSTDPEAVSVPFKPTHYSIWDMLSKNNSWVTLNLSTNVPLFAGAGSATAAAGHSVQTSFDVSVSSPAAGDPKGPSPTQHGMVTNVTLLSTALSAAPATRLSSSISTAGSTATGNFLNRLVPAGTWKPGVQGNISHVTEGDKPQHRATICLSKMDIAWIILAISVPISSCSVLLTVCCMRRKKKTSNPENNLSYWNNAITMDYFNRHAVELPREIQSLETSEDHLSEPRSPANGDYRDSGMVLVNPFCQETLFVGHEQVSEI